Part of the Cryptococcus neoformans var. grubii H99 chromosome 2, complete sequence genome is shown below.
ATGTCACGCAGGGGCTTTTCAAGTGTTGTTGGTATCTGATGAGGGGCGGGAAACAGGTGGTATGGGATCGAGATGCCATTTGAGGGATGTTTGAGAGTAAGCACCGGCTCCGTGAAAGATTGCGAGAATTTATGCAGTAGCGAAGTTATACGTGGTATATGGTTATTGGTGGATGTGATGAAGCTGCCTGTCAGCGCAGAAAAGAGACATCGGCTACGTACGCTAAGAGACATTCCCATGGATCCTGCCTGAGAACCCGGACCCCAGTGGCCCTGTCATTGACGTGTACTTTACCAAACAGCTCTGGGTCTCTGCGTCGCCAGTCGAGATACAAGGTTTCCAAGTCTGGATATCTGACCAGCTGGAAGTAGTCTTCGAGCCACTGTCTGGTGAAGTGATTGCTGCGGTCCGGCTCTGGGGCTGACCCGGGGGGATATACAGCCGTGTAGTATATGTGTGTGGGGGACTGGCGGAGACACACGACACGGGGGGGGGAGTGCACCGCTCTGGAATACTCTTCGAAGGGGGGATCGGTggcggggagggggagccTGTGCCAGAGGAAGGCCTGGCCGACGGGCAGCGTGTTTGCCAGCGAGAGGTTGCGGGGGTCCATGCGCACGGACGCCCATCCGGCGGGGAACGGCGGCCGGGACATGCTCATGGGCGATACATCCAACTGCTGCTCCCCCTTATATTATTGTTACAGACACTGAGAGTTCGTCGGCGATCGCCGGCCTTGTTCGTCATCGCttcccacttcttctctccttcactCGCTGTGAATCCATGTCTCGCATTCCGGACACCATGGACAGCGACGCAGCAGCCATCGCCCTAGACCGCCTCAAGTTCTACGCCAGAGATGCCCTCCTTACAATCACCCAGTGCATTTGCAAGCCGTGAGTCGCTTCGCACGCCCGCCTGCTGACATCCTAGGGATGCCACCCTCAAAATAAACGGCCGTTCCTACAAGATTGAAAAGCTCCTCGGAGAAGGCGGATTTTCATTTGTGTACTTGATCCGCGATCTCTCCTCAGATCGCCTCTATGCGTTGAAAAAAATCCTAGTAACGTCTGGTCAGGAAGGTGTCAAAGAAGCGATGCGGGAGGTCGAGGCATACAGACGCTTTCGGCATCCAAATATCATCCGCATTCTTGAC
Proteins encoded:
- a CDS encoding N-glycosylase/DNA lyase; this translates as MSMSRPPFPAGWASVRMDPRNLSLANTLPVGQAFLWHRLPLPATDPPFEEYSRAVHSPPRVVCLRQSPTHIYYTAVYPPGSAPEPDRSNHFTRQWLEDYFQLVRYPDLETLYLDWRRRDPELFGKVHVNDRATGVRVLRQDPWECLLAFITSTNNHIPRITSLLHKFSQSFTEPVLTLKHPSNGISIPYHLFPAPHQIPTTLEKPLRDMGFGYRAPFIEASLQMLRNKFGDKEGDIEAGLVGWRNQDVDIVRENLIALKGVGRKVADCVMLMCLDKPSLIPIDTHVAHIAARHPAFPSRLKNKAMSKQVYEETQEFLLDRWGPMGGWCQAVLFAADLPQSQGKIKVKTKVESVVKTAVKTETSLDSVDHVRRKRKESEEEKSPALKRTRSATMQAKQVIVGVDIKYDENTDR